From Kryptolebias marmoratus isolate JLee-2015 linkage group LG15, ASM164957v2, whole genome shotgun sequence, a single genomic window includes:
- the ss18l2 gene encoding SS18-like protein 2 has product MSIVFVPKKLRGKAKINQETIQRLLDENEQLIRCITEYMQKGRAVECVQYQQILHRNIVYLATIADASPDDGLSSSHCLSSASAPAMNGHQGTS; this is encoded by the exons ATGTCGATCGTGTTCGTACCAAAGAAGCTTCGAGGAAAGGCGAAAATAAATCAGGAAACGATACAGAGG TTGCTGGATGAAAACGAGCAGCTGATCAGATGCATCACCGAGTACATGCAGAAAGGACGAGCGGTGGAGTGCGTTCA GTACCAGCAAATCCTCCACCGCAACATCGTTTATCTGGCAACCATAGCCGATGCTAGTCCTGACGACGGCCTGTCCTCCTCGCAT tGTTTATCCAGCGCTTCAGCTCCTGCCATGAATGGACACCAGGGGACTTCATGA